The window TCCCAGCCCTCCTTGACGATGAAGAAACCGTTCGGCTTGTGCACGGTCCACGCCGCGACCAGCATCAGCGCGACGAACCCGGCAGCCGGGATCGGGGTGAGCAGGCCGACCGCCAGGCCGATACCGGCGGCCATCTCCGTGCCTGCCGCGATACGGGCGTGGAACATGCCGGGCTTCATGCCCATGCTGTCGAACCAGCCCGCGGTGCCCTTGAGCCCGCCCTTGCCGAAGAATTTGTTGTACCCGTGCGCGGCCATGGTCAGGCCGAGCACGACACGTAAAATAAGGACACCGAAATCAGCGCCATCGTAGGCAGTCATGTAACAAAACTTAGAACATCTGTCTCGCCGCCGCCCACCCCCCCCTACGCCGTCGGCACCCAGTTTCCGTGGAATCCCGAGGGCACCCGATGCGGCAGTCCGACGGTCGCGACGTCCTCGAGCGTGGCCGCGTCGAGGATCGCGAACTCGCTGCGATCGGTGGCCCGGTCGTAGACGTAACCCATCAACACCCCGTCATCCTCGGCGGCGTCGGCCGACGACGGATGGAACACGAACTCACCCACCACTTTCCCGGCGCCGAAGGATCGGCTCGGCGAGTTGTCGCCGATCAGATCGTGTTTGAGCAGCGTGTCGCTGCCGGTGCCGTCTCCGACACACGGCGCGTACCCGTAGCGGTGCCGCTTACCGACCCGGCGTTCGTCGACGCGGGGGAACTCCTGGGCGCGATCGTCGACCCGCGACTGGCGGACCTTGCCCGCGACGGGGTCGACGGTCCAGCGCTCCAGCGTCGGGGGGCCTTCGTTGGGACCCAGATGATCGGTGTCGAACATCTTCGGATGCCGCACGACGTCGAGCACGATCGTGTCGTCGGTCGGCGAA is drawn from Mycolicibacterium gilvum and contains these coding sequences:
- a CDS encoding DoxX family protein; amino-acid sequence: MTAYDGADFGVLILRVVLGLTMAAHGYNKFFGKGGLKGTAGWFDSMGMKPGMFHARIAAGTEMAAGIGLAVGLLTPIPAAGFVALMLVAAWTVHKPNGFFIVKEGWEYNLVLAASAVGLAAIGAGRLSLDHLLFSGSAFYDYLHGWWGLAIALVLGLAGGIGQLAIFYRPPAKQGA